The genomic DNA ACTGACCTTTCCTGATATCCAGATAAGATTGATTAGTAACGGACAGGAGAAATTAAACTATCCGGCTGTTAAAGATCAGACACAACGACTCTCAGCTGTATTAGGGAGTGGTTTTTACAAACAGGATTTCGTGAAGATTTCAGCAAAAAGTGACCAAGTAGAGATCAATGGATATATTGCCGGTTTAGAGGAATCAAAAGGTACTTATGATGATTACCGCTATATCTTTATCAATGGCAGATTTATTAGAGACCGCATCGTAATTCATTCTATTAGAGCAGCTTATGAGCCGTTTATAAAAAAGTATCGCATCTATCAACAGGGGAAAACACCGCCATATATCCTATTTTTGAACATTGATCCTGAGTTGATAGACTTTAATGTTCATCCGGCTAAGTTAGAGGTTAGATTCCGAGATCCGCATCTCGTGCATAGCTATCTTAAATCTACTATTATTCAAGCTTTATTGGGCTATCAGGAGAGCAAGTTCAAGATCGCCAAAGAAAAGTTTGATCTAACATATCAGGGGGGAAGCCCAAGTATCCTTGAAAAGCAGATGCTTGCCAAGAAAGCCAATAAGAAAGAACTCAGGCAGATGAATGTCATTCTGAATGAGCTGTATCAACCCGATATCTTTAAATCAGATGCTTCAGAGGGTGGGACGACAGTAAATATAGCACCGTTGGAACAGAGAGCTATTCCTGCGGATCTTTATCTACCTCCTGAAGAAGAGGTTGTTAACCCTTGGCAGCTACATAACAGCTATATTTTAGTTCAGAGTGAGGATGGTTTGATCATGATCGATCAACATGCTGCCCATGAAAGGATCATCTATGAAAAAGTTTTCCATAGGATGTGCGGAGTACCTGCAGAATCGCAAAAGATGCTTTTTCCGATTGTTGTTGATATACCCCCAATACTCAGACCGACAGTCTCTATTATGTTAGAAGAAAATCCGGAATTATTCAATATGGTTGGCTTCTCTCTGAAAACTTTTAGTGGGGATTCGGTTGTTATTGATGAAATCCCGGTAGAATTGGGTAACTGGGATGGGGGAGAGGTGTTTATTGAAATTCTATCTCAATTACAAGATGAATATAAAGAAACAGAAGATTTTCGAGACAGTATCGCCAAAGCAGTAGCCTGTAAAGCCGCTATTAAGGCAGGAGATAAAATATCCCGCAAAGAGATGCTGCAACTTATAAACGATCTTTTTGCCTGTCAGGTTCCTTATTTCTGTCCACACGGCAGACCGGTACTGATAAAATTCACTCTCACCGATTTG from Candidatus Cloacimonadota bacterium includes the following:
- the mutL gene encoding DNA mismatch repair endonuclease MutL — translated: MNRIKVLSEEVSNKIAAGEIIDRPVSIVKELVENALDAEATKITVIIENGGRKKIQVIDNGLGMSEEDALLAFERHATSKIRNVEDIIKISSLGFRGEAIPSIASVSRLEMITKDEESETATKIEAEFGKIRNVSKVPANRGTEVTVQRLFDNLPARKSFLKSEQVELKHITDYMHYQALTFPDIQIRLISNGQEKLNYPAVKDQTQRLSAVLGSGFYKQDFVKISAKSDQVEINGYIAGLEESKGTYDDYRYIFINGRFIRDRIVIHSIRAAYEPFIKKYRIYQQGKTPPYILFLNIDPELIDFNVHPAKLEVRFRDPHLVHSYLKSTIIQALLGYQESKFKIAKEKFDLTYQGGSPSILEKQMLAKKANKKELRQMNVILNELYQPDIFKSDASEGGTTVNIAPLEQRAIPADLYLPPEEEVVNPWQLHNSYILVQSEDGLIMIDQHAAHERIIYEKVFHRMCGVPAESQKMLFPIVVDIPPILRPTVSIMLEENPELFNMVGFSLKTFSGDSVVIDEIPVELGNWDGGEVFIEILSQLQDEYKETEDFRDSIAKAVACKAAIKAGDKISRKEMLQLINDLFACQVPYFCPHGRPVLIKFTLTDLERKFKRI